atgctaaaaacatgctagtcacatgctaatcatgctaatcatgctagaaacatgctagcgctACATGCTAATCACTCGCTAATcattctagaaacatgctagcgacatgctagtaacatgctaatcacaTGCtagtacatgctagtcacttgctagtcatgcatgctagaaaacatgctagctactagtcaatcgctaatcatgctaaaaacatgctagtgacatgctagtcacatgctaatcatgctagaaacatgctagtgacatgctaataacttgctaatgttgctagcaacatgctagtaacttgctaatcatgctagtcatgctagacatgctagcgacatgctagtcactgataatcatgctagctaaaacatgctagcgacatgctagtcactcgctaatcatgctaaaaaaaacatgctagtcacttgctaatcatgctaaaaaaacatgctagcgacatgctagtcactgctaatcatgctaaaacatgctagcgacatgctagtcacttgctaatcatgctataaaaacatgctagcgacatgctagtcacttgctaatgcTATCATGCTAGCGACACATGCTAGCAACTAGTGACTGCtaagtcacatgctaatcatgctagaaacatgctagctacatgctaTGCACAGGAATGCAtgctagctaatcatgctaaaaacatgctagcgacatgctagtcactagctaatcatgctagaaacatgctagcgacatgctagtcacttgctaatcatgctaaaaaacatgctagcgacatgctacaTGCTAGtctacatgctagcaacatgctagtcactaatgctatgctagcgacatgctatgctcacttgctaatcatgctagaaaacatgctagtcatgctagtcacttgctaatcatcatctatgctagcgacatgctatctagtcgctaatcatgctaaaacatgctagctaacatgctagtcacatgctagctaaatcatgctagcgacatgctagtaacatgctaaaaacatgctagcgacatgctagctaacatgctaaaacatgctagcgccatgctagtcactcgctaatcatgctactgacatgctagcgacatgctagtccctcgctaatcatgctaaaaaaaacatgctagcgacatgctagtcacttgctaatcatgctagaaacatgctagcgacatgctagtcacttgctaatcaggtagacatgctagtcatgctagatgacatgctaggaacatgctagtcaacatgctagcgacatgctagtcatgctgctaatcaatgctagaaacatgctagctattcacttgctaatcatgctacaaacatgctagtgacatgctagataccttgctaaatcatgttaagtacatgctagtcacttgctaattatgctagcagcaacatgctagcaactttgctaatcatgctaatgacatgttagtcacttgcttttaATGCTAGCAATATTTAATCtgttaatcactttttttttttttaaacttctgaacttttcaaaattttaaaatctttttctaaactttttaaacttttcaaactttctaaatttttcaaactttctggtcaggctttttcaagccaacttaaagtttgaacacaaactttactatctagttattattattattattattcttctgagccaaattttaaacactatctcctcctagagctttcaagctagaaccaccaaactcgggtcagaccttcagactggtctgactcgggttgctatatcttttctaactgatccggcttatggttttcgtaaaccagactaccaaaaccaccttaaatcccatagactttcattgagggggtgcaaacttttacaaaataagacttataatgtatttaagttgtctactaccatagcaaaccttaaaaaactctctactgagaatacagctaaaaaccagcctaagctgatcagTTGCTTTGGCTAGTCTCCCCAAGCttgtttttaagtggttttggccactgtcacgctggtcttagctgggttttagctggtttttactgaatccactggtttaagctggttttggccggattagcatagaaacatgctaacaacatgcaagttactcactaatcagactagaaacatacttctaacatggtttaaagtggttttggccactgtcacgctggccttacctggtcttagctggttttctttactgaatcaactggttttagctggtttagtatagaaaaatgaaaacaacatgctagttactcactaatcagactagaaacatgcttttaaaatggttttaaagtggttttggccactgtcacgctggccttaggtggtcttagctggttttagctggttttctttactgaatcaactggttttagctggattagaatagaaaaaaaaatgttaacaaaatgctagtaacttgcttatcagactagaaacatacttctaacatggtttaaagtggttttggccactgtcacgctggccttagctggtcttagctggttttagctggttttctttactgaatcaactggttttagctagattatcatagaaacatgttaacaacatgttagtaacttgataatcaggttagaaacatgcttttaacatggttttaaagtagttttggccactgtcacgctggtcttagctggtcttagctggttttagctggttttctttactgaatcaactggttttagctagattatcatagaaacatgctagcgacatgctagtcacttgctaatcatcatgctagaaacatgctagcgacatgctagtcaatcactaatcatgctaaaaacatgctagtcacttgctaatcatgctaaaaacatgctagcgacatgctaaatcacttgctaatcatgctagaaacatgctagcgacatgctagtcactcgctaatcatgataaaaaaatgctagtcacatgctagtcacttgctaatcatgctagaaacatgctagcgacatgctaatcacttgctaatcatgctagaaacatgctagcgacatgctagtaacttgctaatcatgctagtgacatgctagtcacttgctaatcatgctagaaacatgctagcgacatgctagtcaatcgctaatcatgctaaaaacttgctagtcacttgctaatcatgctaaaaacatgttagcgacatgctagtcacttgctatcatgctagtaacatgctagtcacatgctagtagctacatgctagtcacttgctaatcatgctagaaacatgctagcgacactTGCTAATAAAACATTGctaacatgctagaaacatgctagcgacatgctaatcacttgctaatcatgctagaaacatgctagcgacatgctagtcactcactaatcatgctaaaaacatgctagtgacatgctagtcacttgctaatcatgctagaaacatgctagcgacatgctagtcacttgataatcatgctagctaatcatgctagaaacatgctagcgacatgctagtcaatcgctaatcatgctaaaaacatgctagtcaatcgctaatcatgctaaaaacatgctagtgacatgctagtcacttgctaatgctaatgctagaCAAGTccacatgctagaaacatgctagcgacttgctagtcatgctagaaaacatgctaatcatgctagaaacatgctagtgacatgctagtcacttgctaatcatgctataaaacatgctagcgacatgctagtcactagctaatcatgctaaaaacatgctagtgccacatgctagtcacttgttaatcatgctagaaacatgctagcgacatgctagtcacttgctaatcatgctagaaacatgctagcgacatgctagtcacttgcttcatgctgaaaacatgctagcgacatgctagtcactcgctaaacatgctaaaaaacatgctagtcacatgctaatcacatgctagtcatgctcactaatcatgctaaaaacatgctagcgacatgctagtcacttgctaatcatgctagaaacatgctagcgacatgctagtcacttgctaatcatgctaaaaacatgctagcgacatgctagccaatcgctaatcatgctaaaaacatgctagtgacatgctagtcacttgctaatcatgctacaaacatgctagtgacatgctagatacCTTGCTAATCCTGTTaaagtacatgctagtcactgctaGTCAttatgctagtcatgctagcaacatgctagcgacatgctagtcaaactcttgctaatcatgctaatgacatgctagtcactcgctaatccatgctaaaaacatgctagcaacatgctagtaactagcttatttaaaaacatgctagaaacatgcaaaattttaaaatcttttaaactttttaagcgacttttcaaactttctaaaattTTCAAACATGCTAGTCTggtcaggctttttcaagccaacacCTTAAGTTTGCTACACAACTTACTATCTAGTACCTGCTAAAAGTTTGCACCCCTTCAATGATGCTAGTCTAGCAACTTTGCTATTTTAAGCTAATGGTTTTGTTAGTCACTGGTTTTAATGAAAGCAATAAGCCGGATCACTTAGAAACTTCTGaacttttcagcattttaaatctttttagaCCTTTCTGAACTTCTCAACCCGAGTTTGGTAAATCTAGCTCAAAAGCTCTGGGAGGAGATAAGCCAACTTAAAATTTGGCtcacaaactttactatctagttttGTAAAAAGATTAGATAGTAGATCTATGGGAttaagttggctttttcaagtCTGGTTTACGAACTTAAtaatcagttagaaaagatatagtaACCCGATCAGACCAGttgaaggtctgacccgagtttggtggttctaataataaagctctaggaggagatacaaaatttggctcagaagaataaaataataatataagcttagatagtagatcagtaagttggctttttcaagccaacttaataagattagatagtagatcagtaagttggctttttcaagccaacttaataatatcACAAAACACAAGTTACATTATGACTGATATTGCTTTGTGTTATTTCATTAATGTCAAAATGAAAGGTCAAACTGAGTGCACTGCAGTGTGACATACCATATCCTATGCAGTGAACTCTGGTTGTATACTGTATCCCAATTAAATTTACCAAAATGCACAAACCCACCTGCGAGGACCCCAGCCATATAGACCATGCCAACTTCAAAGCCCTTATGCACCAGCTCCAGAGGAATGCCCAGAAAAAGCTGCATGATCAGGTTTCCCATTATATGCTCCACACTAAACCAAGACAGATAGTCAGACAGGTATATTAAAAAGTTACCAACTTGGATGTGAGATTGAGTAATCAATTGATTTGTCATTCTACAGTGGAAAATGAGTTTAATTATGTCACTGAAaggaacttttattttatttgttctttcaaaattaaaaggggctgaataaaaaggttttttgtttattgagcACTTTCATGTAGACAACCATAACTGTCtcaaaatgagtcattttaaaaatacagttagagAAAGGAAGCAAAATCCCCTTACCCGGCATGTACAAACATGTAGGAGAGAAACCGCCAAGCCTCCTCACGGTTTTCAGGCTTATAGGTAAGAGGGCTATCCCAGATCCCTGTTCCCAGGGTTATCCACTGCTTTTGAGGCTTCCATACCGCATAGTAGATAAACACTCCCAACTGTCAAAGATTGAAAATTTGTGACTTCATTATTTCATTTGCCAAAAACACTGTCCGAAACCTGTGTCAATGTGTCAAAAGTCACTGATTTCTACTGTAGCAGGAAAATTTCAGCTAACAATGGGAAAGACATTGGCTTAGCAGAATTTAACACATATTTAGGTACATCATGTTAGTACAAAAGACAACATTTtgtctaaatgtttaaattatatatataaaacaaaaaaggatttCTTAATGACGTTTTCTAATGCAAGGTCTCAtaagttttcattaattttcaagAAACTGATTGTCAGTGACTATAGGTTTATTTTGAGGAATGTCCACGGAAACAAGGATGCATCTGGCTTTTTAACCTCTGTTGCTAAGACTTGCCAAACAGAAATGGAAAAGTGGAAAGCTAAGCTCAAGAGAATCTCAGTTCTTTCATAGTGAGGCATCCCAATGAAAACGTTCACAAATTATGGAAATGTACTGGTTGCTGCAAAAAGCTcaatgaataaacatttacattattacatattgtatattataacatttacataGACTATATGACctttctgaacaaaaacagcttaAACCAGTCTAAAATTGTTTCCAGTCTTTCAGTAGCCCGATCTTTTGGCTGGTTTTAAAGGGTTTTCAGCCTGTTTAAGCCAAGAGATCAAATGAAGCAGCAGAAGACATGACTGGAGAGCATCTTAAACGACCTAAGATCACACAAACTTTAACTGAAGGCTTAAAAACAGTAACTGTGGTGACAGTAGAAACGGTCCCATTTACCAGATACCCAAAAAGATCATATTCCACTGGTGCAAAGGCTGATGTTTCGCAGCAAACATTTTATCGTACCTCCGCTAAACTGACGAGGATGATGAAGACTGGTGGCGGACAGCAGTTCGCGCGCTCCAAATACGTCTCCCGTAGCTCCTCGGGAAGCATCCATCTAGAAACATTCTTCTGAATATTCTCTACCCTCCGACTTCTTCTCTTGGGATTTCCTCGAATATCACATTCCTCGTCCATTCGCACGGGAAAAGTGTCCTGATCTTCGATTTCATTATCGCCCATTTcttaaaaatgcaaatcaaaaagGTCGCTCTGCATTCATGGAAAAGAACCAACTGAGAaattgaagggttttttttttattgacataaaagttattaatattCTTGGCAATcagcaaaataaaatcaaacttataAGAAGACTAAAATATAGCCCAAAGCATTTATATTTCAGCTTCACATTAATTAtacttttcctctctctctctcttccggaGTTTGTTAACTTTAGCTCTTCCTGcataaacaaactcatcctgtATGGAATTATTTACGAGCTACACGCTATGTGCTcttcattttagaaacattttatgaaaaataatccTCATGGgaaaatgattaatatatttgtttgtttgtttgtttgtgaacaaGGTGTTTTTAAATGTCGTAGTCAGGGTTAGAAATTAACAAATTTACGACGACCTTTGAATATGCTGATGTGActattattcatataatgagTTTTGGGCCAAAGAGTATAAAAGGCCAGTATAAAAGTCAGTATAAATTCTTTGTTTGGGCCatacaaattacgggagtttTAACATAGCCTAGGCCCAGTGggatttttttatagaaagattGAAAATAGTCTACTGGAGAAATACGGGAAAATATTTCAACGTAATGATAGCGGGATAGAATGGTAAAATACGGGAGAATCCGGCAGGGTTATAGGAGAGGGGCCGAATCTAGGCATGGGAAGGGGTGGGCTAAGCCCGGCCAAATGACAGTCTTGCCCACCCAATCAGTGATTAAAACCAATCTGAAGTGGACTGTATTTTAAGAAGTTTAAGATATAGCTGGAGACTCCCCAAcgataataaaataacaccagAAAATTgcagcatttttcttttattagctGAAAGCAAGGCGCGCTGAAGACGCAGAGCTTCAGTCTGTTACAGAAAAGCAGAAGCATGGCACGAGCGAAAACGCGCAGAAATATTTGTGCGCTATTACAAGGAGTTTGTGAGTTACGGGAAGTGTAATAGGCTACATGAATATGTATCATACCCTACCACTGAAATTACCGgagcagttttaatgtttttaaaaaaaaccgcTCATAATAACGTGCAAGGACGGGGCAAGAGCATACAGTTAAGTTGAAAGCTTACCCCTTTTGGATTGCCGTTAATGCAAGAATGAAAACCTAAAGTAAAGAGCTTGTGTGGTGAAAAGTTGCGTTCGTTGCAACAGTCGGCTCAACTGTATAAGAAACTTAGCGTCCCCGACATAAACGACCAataatatccagtgatgcaaactattcaaccctttttttttgtcaaattccaCGGTTTTGAATGAGAAGTAGGTCTGCCATTTAACATGATGTAATTTATTGATTATGACGACCATAGCATTTTCAACTATGCGttttcatattttacaaatattatttgcagttcagattgattacttttcaaaaattcttattcttgttcttttttcttcttttaatttattcccctaaatccatttaaatcctttatttatttagtttctttaaataaagtttattaccATAGTGCTCTGGACTTtatattttcctcaaaacaatTCAATGTTCTAGATATGATTACAGCCTtgtttggtttaaataaaaaagttagttgAAAGGAGTCACCAGTGTAGAAACAACGATCCAGAGAAAGAGGACTTTACTattcaataaagaaagaaaagtttattttgcTGTGAAAGTGCATGATATTCTAGGCTGCCCACGAAagcttttttcagtgtacatataatatagttaatatagcaATCTGTACAGTATGCATatcttctatgtgaatatgtgatgATATGACGACTAAAAATAGCCCACCCAGGATATCTCCCAGCCCACCCTTCTTAAGAACCGGGCCTGGTTGGCAGGTATGGCATTGTTACAAATGTGGTAGGCTATAgaatttatacaacagttcaataaactataCGTTAATAtaaagagacttacgttttagacaccatattggctgtttttgctctatttggccaacaaaatcattccaaacatagccac
The Cyprinus carpio isolate SPL01 chromosome A16, ASM1834038v1, whole genome shotgun sequence genome window above contains:
- the LOC122147931 gene encoding rhomboid-related protein 2-like; the encoded protein is MGDNEIEDQDTFPVRMDEECDIRGNPKRRSRRVENIQKNVSRWMLPEELRETYLERANCCPPPVFIILVSLAELGVFIYYAVWKPQKQWITLGTGIWDSPLTYKPENREEAWRFLSYMFVHAGVEHIMGNLIMQLFLGIPLELVHKGFEVGMVYMAGVLAAFELDLPNSG